From Deinococcus wulumuqiensis R12, one genomic window encodes:
- a CDS encoding response regulator, producing the protein MAKILIIDDSPADIRFMTEALRPTGHTVVSISDALEAEAVVERERPDLALLDVVMPQRNGYETLRALKKLPAAAGLKIVIVSSKSAETDVKWGLRQGAADYLTKPYTPEQVAALLSRHV; encoded by the coding sequence ATGGCAAAGATTCTGATCATCGACGACTCCCCCGCCGACATCCGTTTCATGACCGAAGCGCTCAGGCCGACCGGACATACGGTGGTGAGCATCAGTGATGCGCTGGAAGCCGAAGCGGTGGTCGAGCGCGAGCGTCCTGATCTGGCGCTGCTCGACGTGGTGATGCCGCAGCGCAACGGGTACGAGACGTTGCGGGCACTCAAGAAGCTGCCTGCGGCGGCGGGCCTGAAAATCGTCATCGTGTCGAGCAAAAGCGCCGAAACCGACGTGAAGTGGGGCCTGCGTCAGGGCGCCGCCGACTACCTGACCAAGCCCTACACCCCCGAGCAGGTCGCCGCCCTGCTCTCGCGCCACGTCTGA